Below is a window of Leucoraja erinacea ecotype New England chromosome 11, Leri_hhj_1, whole genome shotgun sequence DNA.
gcattcaacaccattataccatctaaactgatcaccaaactcggtaacctgggcatcgatccctccctctgcaactggatactggactttctaaccaacagaccacagtctgttaggttagacaagcacacctcttcaaccctcaccctgaacaccggcgttccacagggctgtgtgctgagccccctcctctactccctcttcacctatgactgcacacctgtacatggtactaacatcatcatcaagtatgcagatgatacaacggtgattggcctcatcagcaacaacgatgagtcggcctacagggaggaggtccagcacttagcagcatggttcGCTGACAACatcctggcccttaactccaagaagaccaaggagctcattgtagacttcaggaagtccaggggcggcacgcacacccccatccacattaacgggacggaggtggaacgtgtttctagcttcaggttcctgggtgttaacaactccgatgacctctcttggacccacaatacctcaactctgatcaagaagactcaccagcgtctcttcttcctgaggagactgaaggtccatctgtctcctcagatcctggtgaacttctaccgctgcaccatcgagagcatccttaccaactgtatcacagtatggtatggcaactgctctgtctccgaccggaaggccttgcagagggtggtgaaaattgcccaacgcatcaccggttcctcgctcccctccatcgagtctgtccaaagcaagcgttgtctgcggagggcgctcagcatcgccaaggactgctctcaccccaatcatggactgtttaccctcctaccatccgggaggcgctacaggtctctccgttgccggaccagcaggtccaggaacagcttcttcccggcggctgttacTCTACTCAAcaccgtacctcggtgactgccaatcacccccccccggacactcctcccacaggaaaaacactgtctgtatatatgctaatgtaaatatttattcaaatcatatgctgtcgctcttccagggagatgctaaatgcatttcgttgtctctgtactgtacactgacaatgacaattaaagttgaatctgaatttatttcgaaccaaccaccaccaacaaccatttgctgtgctttatttcgaaccaacaaccatttgctgtgctttatttcgaaccaaccacattttcattttcaaaccactttaagggcactcaaggtcagtaaaaccacactcacagtttagtagaaatgtgttcagttttattcacagctcagactgagagacgtgaccctctcgctcccccatcttgcagagactgactgaggcacacaacacttccgggttttatagtccctccggaaggggcgtggccttcaggctgagagaatctcaacattttttaaacactaataactcttatttttcatcgatggggaaaaatcctcttgtcctgcacagcggatggtgactctgagtaagatggccaaaaatcacagccgtagggGGGtgctggaggagggagatggtagCCCCGCCGGCAGTCTGTTAATTTTTCTcattctttttattatttttagcgtttgtttttaatgttctcctgtttgttttatgtggggtgggggtgggggaggagtcaggggaaactttttttcaggttcttaccttcccggagttttggatcacattctccgggctctgcggcctaccatcgctggagctgggagccgcctcggactgtcatgAGCCGCACCGCAGGGGGTGCACTTACCATCGGAGTggatcctttgcctgggatcgcttCCACCGCGACCTGCGGACTTACCAACAAGGgattgcagtctcgggagaggctagtcgggagctccaacaccgcagaaggttcgaccagccccgacgcgaggtttgatcacccagcgcgggggagctgacaaccccccgatgcgggagctaaacgcctcgacgcggagggcccgaatgtcgccggctacgggactcaagaccgtcccgtcaacggggggctcgaggcccctgaccaaggaagaacaacaagggaaggacttggaactttattttcgccttccatcacagtgaggaatgtgtaggagtcactgtgatggatgtttgtgttaaagcgtgtttttttgagtctgttgctttttaaaattgtatgactgacctgaatttcacaccaattggtgtatgtgacaataaatgaacttataacttataagtggcagcgttttttctaaaatcaatacacagaacaccaggaagtggtcaagatcagacttttagtaatatagatggccataaatagtaaaggcatgggagaattatactTCCCTAAGACATCGATCTCTTAgggaggcataattctcccatgcctttcatccgcagtacatttaAAAAGCGGCTCaactacagtctgtctgtcttttaaatttttttatctTGTTAAATATATGTCTTgactctagtttttattatttttctttagctgcgtatatgtgggggtgggcaaaaccgttagtctcttccctgtacggggacccgactttttccctgtcgggtctccaatgGCGTTGAGCCGAACATCGGGGAGCCGGCAGCGGCCTCCGGCtgggaccaacctgagggctccagtcgcggagcctgcgaacctgccatcgtggagctggctgtcttcggaacgggaagagctgtggtggtgcgtggctgcgacccaacttcggagcttcggaggctccggccgcaagcccggtggacaggaacatcgggagctcgcaggtctctggtgggagaccacttttcggagctccctgaacagcaacttctcccgctggaatcccggggtttaaaggactcggagtggggcctaacatcgcccagtACGACTTAAcgaccgcgggacttaccatcgcctacCAGGGGCTTTAACAGCAGGGAGCTCCAGTCACCTCGACATTGCAATTGGACTGCtgaaccgcgggagaagaacaaagggaagagataagacttttgccttccatcacagtgaggaggtgttggagatggatgtttgtgtaagctgtgttaagtgtgggtcttggttgttttgtaatgtaagactgtagaaaatgcaatttcattcaaaaaagctgtttgaatgacaataaaaggcattttaTTCTATTCTACTCGTCGTGCCGTCGACGAtgcttcaagccatcagtggCAACGGTCCGTAAAGGCAGCAAAAATGTACTGCGTGCATGTGCTGCACTGCGCAGGTGCACCAGCCTACTGTGCATGCACAAGTTTCTTAGCgggtttttcttcttcttcttgcgtacggcgtgcacagcctaaagttgtatgacaacttgttctatttgatcttatttgattgtgcacgccgggttggttgcatttgtcgaaacagggcggaccacgtgaaggttgcaatctcgcaccccggcgggtttttcaaagatgGTTAGTGATTACCTGAAGAGTTTCTGGAAGCAAACTTATGAGGAAAAGACCAAAATAATTGAAACTGGCAGACCAACGCCGGAACTTAAAGAACTTCAACAgcgcaaaggaacaaaaataattagaacatttaaaacagcttggtacaacaggaaacaaagagggaaGAATGGATTTCGTGTGCAAATAatatggtaagtaaatttctttgagctatatgtttttaaatactttattaagagataggacctattgaagacaaattacttgataaaagtcgagagaacaatctgcgcatgcgcggtttccaagtttttttaaagccgactgacagcTCACtgtggagagaacaatctgctcaTGCGTGCTTTTCAAGATGTTTTAAAGCCGAGTGACAGCTCGCcggggagagaacaatctgcgcatgagcAGTttccccaattttttttttaaagccgattGACAGCTCGCCGGGGAGAGAATAATccgcgcatgcgcggttttcaagatttttaaaagccactgcctaccctgactaattactcacggcacatgcctggtggggggtgggggttagtgtgagtgtgacgcCAAAGGCCGCCCCCCCACCATGCAATTGCGCATTGAGGGTACGGGACCTCTGTTCTgccttctgtacttcttggcttcttaacttttacttctttaaattggtcacttagcgtttttaaactgTTGCTCAAGTCATGCTACAAGCTCCGCTGGGCTCATTGGAAGTTCTAGAATATGGCGGCGGTGGTCGTTATCGCCTCGCGGAGCAGCGCGATGGGAAGGTGGCCAgggcggccattactccctctgggcgaggccgtctatggagacctgcgattcctccatCGATCGAAAGGACTCGGGGAATCGCgacgccttttcctcgctggtgatcccgatcccacctggcgatcACTGGCCGTCACGTGGGatgacctcctctccgtctccccgccCGATCATCTGTCACGCGGGTGAGTGGGCTTCCCCTCACTGAAGCTATGATCGGCCAGCCCTCTGCTGCTTTTGATCGTCCTCAGATCGCGCATGTCCGCGGCCTCCCTCGGTTCTCCGCCGCTCGCTTGCTGTGGGCCCCGCAGCCTGCTCGCCGTGGGCCCAGCAGTCCACTCGCCCGGCTTCCCTCAactcctctaacccccccccctcctctaaccCCCCCAGgttcctctaacccccccccatcctcctctaACCCCTCCTCCGCCGCTCgattgccctgccctgccctccttATTGACCTGCTCCTGACCTACTTTCTGCGGTCTCTTCTATAATGTTTCAAGATATGTGCTTTTCCAGTACTGGCCTCTTGAATTCATTATTTTTCAAGGAAACAAAGTTCTGCAATTCCTTACCGAATATCTAATTTCTCCTTTTATCTACTTCTTAAAGTGTTGGATTATTTTTTGCATTATACTGCTAGTATCaaattttgtttgtttctttgaAATTCGTTTTTTTTTGTGATATAATAAAAATATAAGATTACACTGTCAAGAGTTAAAGGAGagaagatgttcaagaaggaactgcagattctggaagatcgaaggtacacaaaaatgctggagaaactcagcgggtgcagcagcatctatggagcaaaggaaataggcgacgtttcgggccgaaacccttcttcagactgatggggggtgggggggagaaggaaggaaaaagggaggaggaggagcccgagggcgggggggatgggaggagacagctcgagggttaaggaaggggaggagacagcaagggctagcaaaactgggagaattcaacgttcatgccatccggccacaagcaacccaggcggaatatgaggtgctgttcctccaatttccggtgttgctcactctggcaatggaggagacccaggacagagaggttggattgggaatgggagggggagttgaagtgctgagccaccgggagttcaggtaggttactgCGGACTGAacagaggtgaagggacaggtgttgcatttcttgcggttgcaacggaaagtgcccggggagggggtggtacgggagggaagggaagaattgacaagggagttgcggagggagcagtctttgcggaaggcagacatagggggagatgggaagatgtggcgagtggtggggtcacgttggaggtggcggaggattatttgttgtaggaGAGAAGGTctgtttaatactgaagatatgtagAATATCAATAATGCTTCTGCCTAGCATTAAACAAAGCCTGGAGATGTTGGTGCATGCAGTGAGAAAACAGCAGAAGTGATGAGAAAATGCAGCAAGCAAGGTACAACATGACTATGTGAATGTAGACTTTCGAATACATGGGTCATGTACATTCAGTTAATTCTAGGGAACAGAACAAAGATGATTGCATTTATTATTCAGTGAAAAGCATGTTTGTTCTGCAGAGGTAGTAAGCACGCATCAAGCATAGCACATGATCAATGTCCTCAACCTAATTTCATATACCACTTCACTATtacatcagtttaaaaaaaaaaatttttcagGATCTGAAGGAACCTGCAAAAACAGCAGTTATTGTTATTGAAAAGGTGGTGCTATTAACAAAGGAAATCATGTGATAATTAATCTTTAGTCTTCTGAAAATCAACTTGAAACAATTGCAGTTTGCTGAATGTTCAAAGGATCACAGTAATCTAATCATAGCAATACATTTTTAAAGCAACAATGGTTCTACCTAtgctaggcggcgcgactctcgtcagcagcggcctctgcagcccgtccgcgtttttattatttttgtctatgtttctgtgtagtttttgttatttttttgttggggtgtgtgtgtgtgtgggggggtgggagggagggggaaacttttaaatctctccctgcacgggagacccgaccttttcttgtcgggtctccgttgtcgttggggctgcaacgaggtgcggcctccaacaggagaagaccggggactctggtgccgacgactcaccgtcaccgtcgcggggctggccgagtccggagcgggtggagcggtggaggagcgctgctgctgctgcgtcccggcctccggagattcggaggcttcaactgcaggtctggtggacggcggcaccgggagcccgcgggtccctggagggagaccgcttttcagggctctcgcaacggcgacttctcccgcccgagttgcggggtcgaagagctcctggagcggggcctgacatcaccgccccgcgcggcttggaatggccgcgggactctgcgagcgcacgccgggggctctaacaccaagacccggtgtgcgaccttgcaccacccggcgtggctttaatggccgcgggacaatcgccattgccagccgggggctttgactttgacatcgggtgggggagagtgcagtggagagataagtttttttggccttccatcacagcgatgtgatggatgtttatataaattatgttgtgtcttgggtctatttgtttgtaatgtatggctgcagaaacggcatttcgtttggacctcaaggggtccaaatgacaattaaattgaatcttgaatcttgaatcttgaatattatTATAATAGACTACCACTAGAAGGAGCTATGTGCtaatgtttatctttggtttttcagtaCAAGGCACTTCTGGAGTTGAGAATTAACCAATAGATTAATTTTATATCCAATCCAAAATTGTTATTGTCTATTTAAAGATAATTAATTTGTTCCTTAAAAGGAATCCAAATGATTGTCAAGCACCTGAcatgcaggctaggactttgcaCCAcacgaggctgaggggtgatcttataagtggaatagattgggtgaatacagagtattttacccagggtaggcaaatcaagaaccagagtgcaaaggtttaaggtgtgaagggcacgatttgataggaacctgggggacaactttttccactcagagggtggtgaatatatgaaacaagctgccaaaggtagtagttgaggcagataccataacagcatttaaaaggcacttgtacCATCTACAtgaatatgaaaggtttagagggacatggggcaAATGTGGGAGATGGGACTAGCttgggtggggcatcttggttggcatggaccagtgAGGCCttatttcataagatcatgtgatagaagtagaattagccccatcaagtctactccaccattcaatcatggctgatctatctctgcctcctaacaccattctcctgccttctccccataaccgtggacacccgtactattcaagaatctatctctgccttctgtgcctccacagccttctgtggcaaagaatttcacagattcaccaccctctgactaaataaattccttcttatcttcctaaaagaacatcttttaactctgaggctatgacctctagtcctagactctcccactagtggaaacatcctctccacagccactctatccaagcttttcactattctgtacgtttcaatgaggcccccccctcattcttccaaactccagcgaatataggtccaatgctgacaaacgctcatcataacctactcattcctgggatcattcttgtaaacttcctctggaccctctccagagccagcacatccttcctcagatgaggTACCCAAAATTGTTCAGAATATTCCAAATTGATCATTTTGGCGTTTAtcaggtaagaaagtacgcgtttcgtgtcTTAACAGTGTATGCGGGAGGCTTCCAGATCCTCCAgacggattgagctgctccgtgcgtcacgccctttgacccgattaccttatgtgcaacccccctatattccatctgccactactctgcccactctcccaacctatccaagtcattctgcagagtccctgctttctctacactacctgcccttccacctattttcgtatcatccgcaaacttggccacaaagctttcaatcccctcatccaaatcattaatatacaacgtgaagagcagcgagccctgcggaactccactagtcactggcagccaaccagaaaaagccccttttattgtcacttgccttctgtgctgtatgatgtcTACAGCAgatagactgaagggtctcgaccggaaacgtcacccattccttctctccagagatactgcctgtcctgcggagttattccagcattttgtatctaatatTAGATATATAATCAATACATTATATAGattaataatatatattaataaacaTATAATTATACACAATTAATTTTCAATGTGATTGAATATCGCAAATATTTATAAAGCTGATACTTAAACCGACTCTCATTCGTCTGGTTTTTAGAATGGAAAGCATTGGTCCTGCAAGAGTCCTGTCTCACATGCTTGGACCAAATGAGATGCATGGAGGAGAATTGGCCGCGCGTGCGCTCGTCGGTTTGGGCGGGAATTGCTGCACGCGGCGATGCTGTTGTCGTCTCGCGGCCCTCGGCCTCTGCTGGCAGGAGCGGCTTCCTCTCGGCGGGGAATGGCGGAGCCCGGGCAGCTGAAGGTAAAGGCCAGCAGGAAAAAACTTTTTAACGCCGTGTACGTGAACAGCTTCGGCAAACACGTGTCCGGCTCGGTTATCGAGTTCGCGGGCAAGAGCCCGAGGCAAGCGGAGAAGCGGCGAGCCGTTGCCCGGACGCCAGCGGCTGTGCGCTCGCCAGGGGGAAGCGCAAAGGCTAACGCGAAGCCTCCTCTGAAGACCGCTGTCACACTGGCCTCTTTCAAGCCGCCGGCACCCGTTAAGAGCCCTGTGCTGTCGCCGGGACAAGCTGACGTGgaaaaacaaatgcaaaataGTGGGCTCTC
It encodes the following:
- the LOC129701648 gene encoding uncharacterized protein LOC129701648 isoform X2, whose protein sequence is MLLSSRGPRPLLAGAASSRRGMAEPGQLKVKASRKKLFNAVYVNSFGKHVSGSVIEFAGKSPRQAEKRRAVARTPAAVRSPGGSAKANAKPPLKTAVTLASFKPPAPVKSPVLSPGQADVEKQMQNSGLSAKNGANISTVGKADVFKFPVSVNSDATSGKKKSNDTLGKKREVFRVIYKMLHENENLRTRLLNTSHNCTVDVPTITNNTDSPTALDATPFGWV